In one Castor canadensis chromosome 15, mCasCan1.hap1v2, whole genome shotgun sequence genomic region, the following are encoded:
- the Zmynd11 gene encoding zinc finger MYND domain-containing protein 11 isoform X5, with protein sequence MSRVHGMHPKETTRQLSLAVKDGLIVETLTVGCKGSKAGIEQEGYWLPGDEIAYSVQPFFRTATPNKDWETENHDWYCFECHLPGEVLICDLCFRVYHSKCLSDEFRLRDSSSHWQCPVCRSIKKKNTNKQEMGTYLRFIVSRMKERAIDLNKKGKDNKHPMYRRLVHSAVDVPTIQEKVNEGKYRSYEEFKADAQLLLHNTVIFYGADSEQADIARMLYKDTCHELDELQLCKNCFYLSNARPDNWFCYPCIPNHELVWAKMKGFGFWPAKVMQKEDNQVDVRFFGHHHQRAWIPSENIQDITVNVHRLHVKRSMGWKKACDELELHQRFLREGRFWKSKNEDRGEEEAESSISSTSNEQLKVTQEPRAKKGRRNQSVEPKKEEPEPETEAVSSSQEIPTMPQPIEKVSVSTQTKKLSASSPRMLHRSTQTTSDGVCQSMCHDKYTKIFNDFKDRMKSDHKRETERVVREALEKLRSEMEEEKRQAVNKAVASMQGEVDRKCKQVKEKCKEEVVDEIKKLAAQHKQLISQTKKKQWCYNCEEEAMYHCCWNTSYCSIKCQQEHWHAEHKRTCRRKR encoded by the exons ATGTCTCGAGTCCACGGTATGCATCCAAAAGAGACCACCCGTCAGCTGAGCTTAGCTGTGAAAGATGGTCTTATTGTCGAGACGCTAACTGTGGGCTGTAAAGGGTCAAAAGCTGGTATCGAGCAAGAAGGATACTGGCTGCCAGGAGATGAGATT gccTACAGTGTGCAGCCTTTCTTCAGGACAGCAACCCCAAACAAG gactgggaaACAGAAAATCATGACTGGTATTGTTTTGAATGCCATTTGCCTGGAGAGGTGTTGATATGTGACCTGTGTTTTCGTGTGTATCATTCCAAGTGTTTGTCTGATGAGTTCAGGCTTAGAGACAGCAGTAGTCACTGGCAGTGCCCAGTTTGCAGG AGCATTAAGAagaagaacacaaacaagcagGAGATGGGCACATACCTGAGGTTCATTGTCTCCCGCATGAAGGAGAGG GCCATAGATCTTAATAAGAAGGGGAAAGACAACAAGCACCCGATGTATCGGAGGCTGGTGCATTCAGCTGTTGACGTTCCCACCATACAAGAG AAGGTAAACGAGGGGAAATACCGAAGTTATGAGGAATTCAAAGCGGATGCCCAGCTGCTTCTCCACAACACAGTGATTTTCTATGGAG CAGACAGTGAGCAAGCTGACATTGCAAGGATGCTGTATAAAGACACGTGTCATGAG ctgGATGAACTACAGCTTTGCAAGAATTGTTTCTATTTGTCAAATGCTCGTCCTGACAACTGGTTCTGCTATCCTTGT ATACCTAATCATGAGCTGGTTTGGGCTAAAATGAAAGGTTTCGGGTTTTGGCCAGCCAAAGTCATGCAGAAAGAGGACAATCAAGTTGACGTTCGCTTCTTTGGCCACCACCACCAGAG GGCCTGGATCCCTTCTGAGAACATTCAGGACATCACAGTCAACGTTCACCGGCTGCACGTGAAGCGCAGCATGGGGTGGAAAAAGGCCTGTGACGAGCTGGAGCTGCACCAGCGCTTCCTTCGTGAAGGAAGATTTTGGAAGTCTAAGAATGAGGACCGAGGTGAGGAAGAGGCGGAATCCAGCATCTCCTCCACCAGTAACGAGCAG CTAAAGGTCACTCAAGAACCAAGAGCAAAGAAAGGACGACGTAATCAAAGTGTGGAGCCCAAAAAGGAA GAACCAGAGCCGGAAACGGAAGCAGTAAGTTCTAGCCAGGAAATCCCCACAATGCCTCAGCCAATCGAGAAAGTGTCAGTGTCAACTCAGACCAAGAAGTTAAGTGCCTCTTCCCCAAGGATGCTGCATCGAAGCACCCAGACCACTAGCGACGGAGTCTGTCAGAGCATGTGCCATGACAAATACACCAAAATTTTCAATGACTTTAAAGACCGGATGAAGTCAGACCACAaacgagagacagagagagttgTCCGAGAAGCTCTCGAAAAG CTGCGTTCTgagatggaagaagagaaaagacaagctGTAAATAAAGCCGTAGCCAGCATGCAGGGTGAGGTGGACAGGAAATGTAAGCAAGTCAAGGAGAAGTGCAAAGAAGAAGTTGTAGATGAGATCAAGAAGCTAGCAGCACAGCACAAACAACTCATTTCTCAGACCAAGAAGAAGCAGTGG